A genomic stretch from Suncus etruscus isolate mSunEtr1 chromosome 17, mSunEtr1.pri.cur, whole genome shotgun sequence includes:
- the LOC125994996 gene encoding histone-lysine N-methyltransferase PRDM9-like, with protein sequence MDLDETLIVVIIPQDMVTFPDVAVSFSLEEWPCLDTSQRKLYRDVMLETYEHLRAVGYCGVKPELISWIEGEFLGRLPRGVFAEPKPEIHLCPSCSLAFSHQKILCRHMRHCHPSRILPGTSVRKHLQSESFSPRDKNQWQPHSDPYNDQPRDDIFENQKHKESSMPLSKKIRQNRISTAFSSLCNSPIGSFNKHEISMEKEKKADQKGIPKDTGKVVPGIGMPTILSEKYRRPGHGFSGESNLITHQSTQAQEKPHTCSECGRSFSQRSGLIKHQRTHTGEKPYVCRQCGRGFSQKSGLITHQKAHTGEKPHVCRECGRGFCQKSSLITHRKTHTGEKPYVCKDCGHGFSQKSGLIRHQKTHSGEKPHVCSECGRDFSERSSLIIHQRTHTGEKPHVCKVCGQGFRVRSHLITHQRTHTGEKPHVCRECGRGFRQQSILITHQRIHTGEKPYVCRECGQDFRVKSHLITHLRTHTGEKPYVCRECGRGFITRSQLITHQRTHTGEKPHICRECGRGFSQRSTLLTHQRTHTGEKAHICRECGRGFSQSSGLIIHQRTHTGEKPYVCRECGRSFSQVSNLITHKRIHTGEKPYVCRECGRGFSRNSDLITHQRIHMGEAPYV encoded by the exons GACATGGTGACCTTCCCTGACGTGGCCGTGAGCTTCTCCCTTGAGGAGTGGCCATGTCTGGACAcctctcagaggaagctctacagagacgtgatgctggagacctacgaGCACCTTCGGGCAGTAG GCTATTGTGGAGTGAAGCCAGAGCTGATCTCCTGGATAGAAGGAGAATTCCTTGGGAGGCTGCCGAGAGGCGTGTTTGCAG AACCAAAGCCAGAAATCCATCTATGTCCCTCCTGCTCTTTGGCCTTCTCCCATCAGAAAATTCTCTGTCGTCACATGAGACATTGTCACCCATCTCGGATCCTTCCCGGAACATCTGTAAGAAAGCACCTTCAATCAGAGAGTTTCAGTCCACGTGACAAGAACCAATGGCAACCACATTCTGATCCATATAATGACCAACCAAGGGATGACATATTTGAaaatcaaaagcacaaagaaagctccATGCCTTTGTCTAAGAAGATTAGACAAAACAGAATTTCAACAGCCTTTTCTAGCCTATGTAACAGTCCAATAGGGAGCTTTAATAAACATGAGATTTCaatggagaaggaaaagaaagcagaCCAAAAGGGAATTCCAAAGGACACAGGGAAAGTAGTTCCAGGCATAGGAATGCCAACAATTTTAAGTGAAAAGTATAGAAGACCTGGTCATGGCTTCAGTGGTGAATctaatctcatcacacaccagagcaCTCAAGCACAGGAGAAGCCCCATACTTGCAGTGAGTGTGGGCGaagcttcagtcagaggtcaggtctcatcaaacaccagaggacacacacaggagagaagccctatgtttgcaggcagtgtgggcgaggcttcagtcaaaAGTCAGGTCTTATCACACACCAGAAGGCacatacaggggagaagccccatgtttgtagggagtgTGGACGAGGTTTCTGTCAgaagtcaagtctcatcacacataggaagacacacacaggagagaagccttatgttTGCAAGGACTGTGGGCATGGTTTCTCTCAGAAGTCAGGTCTGATCAGACATCAGAAGACACattcaggggagaagccccatgtttgcagtgaGTGTGGGCGAGACTTCAGTGAGAGGTCAAGTCTTATCATACACcaaaggacacacacaggggagaagccccatgtttgcaaggtGTGTGGACAAGGCTTCCGtgtgaggtcacatctcatcacacaccagagaacacacacaggagagaagccccatgtttgtagggagtgTGGCCGAGGCTTCCGTCAGCAGTCAATTCTCATCACACATCAGAggatacacacaggggagaagccctatgtttgcagggagtgtggccAAGACTTCAGAGTGAAgtcacatctcatcacacacttgagaacacacacaggagagaagccctatgtttgtagggagtgtgggcgaggtttCATTACAAGGTCACAACTCATCACAcatcagaggacacacacaggggagaagccccatatttgcagggagtgtgggcgaggatTCAGTCAGCGCTCAACTCTCCTCActcaccagaggacacacacggGGGAGAAGGCCCatatttgcagggagtgtgggcgaggcttcagtcagtcCTCAGGTCTTATcatacaccagaggacacacacaggggagaagccctatgtttgcagggagtgtggacgAAGCTTCAGTCAAGTGTCAAATCTCATTACACATAAGAGGattcacacaggagagaagccttatgttTGCAGGGAATGTGGGCGCGGCTTCAGTCGGAATTCAGATcttatcacacaccagaggatTCACATGGGAGAAGCCCCATATGTGTAG